In Streptomyces sp. NBC_00448, the following are encoded in one genomic region:
- a CDS encoding MFS transporter, producing the protein MGGVSSPHFGPEAATAVSGPSVRPPAGPLWSANFRYFFTARTVAMLGDTMLPVALSAGLLGYGYSAGDIGLVMAASTACFAGFVVFGGVFADRFDARALMIGADLVRVCSQSTAAVLFATHQVRLWEMAVIAVINGTCAAMFQPGVASTIVRVATDVQGANGATRTAESVASLVGPALAGVLVGFTSTGVVFAAHATTYLASALCLISLRLPPLPPRLTAAVSTFRADLAEGWREFRARTWMWSVILVWMVYMVCTVGPYTPLAAAEIIPAHGAGAYGLVNSALGAGTALGALCAMRIRSSRPLRAGSLALFGTMLMPTSVGLGLPVWAITCCMLVAGASSAYWGVNWATSVQTQVPGDILNRIHAYEVAGSIAMVPVGQAIAGPASTTFGARHVLLLGGAVPLLVATALLAIPAVRNLPRK; encoded by the coding sequence ATTGGCGGGGTGAGCTCTCCGCATTTCGGCCCCGAAGCCGCCACCGCCGTTTCGGGGCCTTCCGTACGCCCGCCGGCCGGCCCGCTGTGGTCCGCCAACTTCCGGTACTTCTTCACCGCCCGCACGGTCGCGATGCTCGGCGACACCATGCTGCCCGTGGCGCTGTCGGCGGGCCTGCTCGGCTACGGCTACTCGGCCGGCGACATCGGCCTGGTGATGGCCGCGTCCACCGCCTGCTTCGCCGGGTTCGTGGTCTTCGGCGGGGTGTTCGCGGACCGGTTCGACGCCCGCGCGCTGATGATCGGCGCGGACCTGGTCCGGGTCTGCTCGCAGTCCACCGCGGCCGTCCTGTTCGCCACCCACCAGGTGCGGCTGTGGGAGATGGCCGTGATCGCGGTGATCAACGGCACCTGCGCGGCGATGTTCCAGCCCGGCGTGGCCAGCACCATCGTGCGGGTGGCGACCGACGTGCAGGGCGCCAACGGGGCGACCCGCACCGCCGAGTCCGTGGCCAGCCTGGTCGGACCCGCGCTCGCGGGCGTGCTGGTCGGCTTCACCTCCACCGGCGTGGTCTTCGCCGCCCACGCCACCACCTACCTCGCCAGCGCGCTGTGCCTGATCTCGCTGCGGCTGCCGCCGCTGCCGCCGCGGCTGACCGCGGCCGTCTCGACCTTCCGGGCCGACCTGGCCGAGGGCTGGCGGGAGTTCCGCGCCCGCACCTGGATGTGGTCGGTGATCCTCGTGTGGATGGTCTACATGGTGTGCACGGTCGGCCCGTACACCCCGCTGGCCGCCGCCGAGATCATCCCGGCCCACGGCGCGGGCGCCTACGGCCTGGTCAACTCCGCGCTCGGCGCCGGCACCGCGCTCGGTGCGCTGTGCGCGATGCGGATACGGTCCAGCCGGCCGTTGCGGGCCGGCTCCCTCGCGCTCTTCGGCACGATGCTCATGCCGACGTCCGTCGGGCTCGGGCTCCCCGTCTGGGCGATCACCTGCTGCATGCTCGTGGCCGGGGCCAGTTCGGCCTACTGGGGCGTCAACTGGGCGACCAGCGTGCAGACCCAAGTGCCCGGGGACATCCTCAACCGCATCCACGCCTACGAAGTCGCCGGCTCCATCGCCATGGTCCCCGTCGGCCAGGCCATCGCCGGCCCCGCCTCCACCACGTTCGGCGCCCGCCACGTCCTCCTCCTCGGCGGCGCCGTCCCCCTCCTCGTCGCCACCGCCCTCCTCGCCATCCCCGCCGTCCGCAACCTCCCCCGCAAATAG
- the glgX gene encoding glycogen debranching protein GlgX: MPGAPAAPPGPRTSTTSGTGTTSGTSRTRSAGPETGAAPASPADAPPAPATVWPGSPQPLGARFHTGPDGTPGTNFALWAGGAESVEVCLFADDGTETRAPLTELTHEVWHGFLPGVRPGQRYGLRVDGRWDPWTGARWNPAKLLLDPYARAVDGEFTMLPEVYGHARDWPEQDVADTVRDNRDSAPYVPKGVVVEDDDDWQDDRRPKTPWSDTVIYELHVRGFTRRHPDVPPELRGSYAGLAHPAAIAHLTRLGVTAVELLPVHQFADEEHLLRRGLHNYWGYNSIGYFAPHAGYSASGSRGGQVGEFKRMVRALHAAGIEVILDVVYNHTAEGGQGGPTLSLRGIDNRGYYRLGPDPRGYSDYTGCGNTLNVVQPHVLRLITDSLRYWVTEMGVDGFRFDLAAALARSLHDVDMLSPFLAVIAQDPVLRRVKLIAEPWDVGDGGYQVGAFPPLWTEWNDRFRDTVRDFWRGATGDVRDLGYRLSGSSDLYDWGGRRPYASVNYVTAHDGFTLRDLVSYNGKHNAANGEDGRDGTDDNRSWNCGAEGGTDDPDVLALRHRQLRNLLATLLLSTGVPMLVAGDEMGRTQGGNNNAYCQDNETGWVDWSLREDPCWAALLDLAARLIALRHAHPVLRRGGFFSGLSLAPEGLRDVTWFGPDGQEMAEEDWFAPSATLGMLLSGRDIPQRDARGEPVVDDSFLLIVHADHRPLEFTLPGPPWASGYEVVLDTAEDGTAGQPATDGTDGQLLAGGRPVTISARSVRLLRVRPEAG, encoded by the coding sequence ATACCCGGGGCCCCGGCCGCACCGCCGGGGCCCCGTACGAGCACGACGAGCGGCACGGGCACGACGAGCGGCACGAGCCGTACGCGCAGCGCGGGCCCGGAGACCGGCGCCGCCCCGGCCTCCCCCGCCGACGCGCCGCCGGCCCCCGCCACCGTCTGGCCCGGCTCCCCGCAGCCGCTCGGCGCCCGCTTCCACACCGGCCCCGACGGCACGCCCGGCACCAACTTCGCGCTGTGGGCGGGCGGCGCCGAGTCCGTCGAGGTCTGCCTGTTCGCCGACGACGGCACCGAGACCCGCGCCCCGCTCACCGAACTGACCCACGAGGTGTGGCACGGCTTCCTGCCGGGCGTACGCCCCGGGCAGCGCTACGGCCTGCGGGTCGACGGCCGCTGGGACCCCTGGACCGGCGCCCGCTGGAACCCGGCGAAGCTGCTGCTCGACCCGTACGCCCGCGCGGTGGACGGCGAGTTCACGATGCTCCCCGAGGTGTACGGCCACGCGCGCGACTGGCCCGAGCAGGACGTCGCCGACACCGTGCGCGACAACCGCGACTCCGCGCCGTACGTCCCCAAGGGCGTGGTGGTCGAGGACGACGACGACTGGCAGGACGACCGCCGCCCCAAGACGCCCTGGTCGGACACGGTCATCTACGAGCTGCACGTGCGCGGGTTCACCCGGCGGCACCCCGACGTCCCGCCGGAGCTGCGCGGCAGCTACGCCGGCCTCGCCCACCCGGCCGCGATCGCGCACCTGACCCGGCTGGGCGTCACCGCCGTGGAGCTGCTGCCGGTGCACCAGTTCGCCGACGAGGAGCACCTGCTGCGCCGGGGCCTGCACAACTACTGGGGCTACAACTCGATCGGCTACTTCGCCCCGCACGCCGGCTACAGCGCCAGCGGCAGCCGCGGCGGGCAGGTCGGGGAGTTCAAGCGGATGGTGCGGGCGCTGCACGCGGCGGGCATCGAGGTGATCCTCGACGTGGTCTACAACCACACCGCCGAGGGCGGCCAGGGCGGCCCGACGCTGTCGCTGCGCGGCATCGACAACCGCGGCTACTACCGGCTCGGCCCGGACCCGCGCGGCTACTCCGACTACACCGGCTGCGGCAACACCCTCAACGTGGTGCAGCCGCACGTGCTGCGCCTGATCACCGACAGCCTGCGCTACTGGGTCACCGAGATGGGCGTGGACGGCTTCCGCTTCGACCTCGCCGCCGCGCTGGCCCGCTCGCTGCACGACGTGGACATGCTCTCGCCGTTCCTCGCGGTGATCGCCCAGGACCCGGTGCTGCGCCGGGTGAAGCTGATCGCCGAGCCGTGGGACGTCGGCGACGGCGGCTACCAGGTGGGCGCGTTCCCACCACTGTGGACCGAGTGGAACGACCGGTTCCGCGACACCGTCCGGGACTTCTGGCGCGGCGCGACCGGCGACGTGCGCGACCTCGGCTACCGCCTGTCGGGGTCCAGCGACCTCTACGACTGGGGCGGCCGGCGGCCTTACGCCTCGGTCAACTACGTCACCGCGCACGACGGCTTCACCCTGCGCGACCTGGTCAGCTACAACGGCAAGCACAACGCGGCCAACGGCGAGGACGGCCGGGACGGCACCGACGACAACCGCTCCTGGAACTGCGGCGCGGAGGGCGGCACCGACGACCCGGACGTCCTCGCGCTGCGCCACCGCCAGTTGCGGAACCTGCTGGCCACGCTGCTGCTGTCCACCGGGGTGCCGATGCTGGTGGCCGGCGACGAGATGGGCCGCACCCAGGGCGGCAACAACAACGCCTACTGCCAGGACAACGAGACCGGCTGGGTGGACTGGTCGCTGCGCGAGGACCCGTGCTGGGCGGCGCTGCTCGACCTGGCCGCGCGGCTGATCGCGCTGCGCCACGCGCACCCGGTGCTGCGCCGCGGCGGCTTCTTCTCCGGCCTGTCGCTGGCGCCCGAGGGACTGCGGGACGTGACCTGGTTCGGGCCGGACGGGCAGGAGATGGCCGAGGAGGACTGGTTCGCGCCGTCCGCGACGCTGGGCATGCTGCTGTCCGGCCGGGACATCCCGCAGCGGGACGCGCGCGGCGAGCCGGTGGTGGACGACAGCTTCCTGCTGATCGTGCACGCCGACCACCGCCCGCTGGAGTTCACGCTGCCGGGACCGCCGTGGGCGTCGGGGTACGAGGTGGTGCTGGACACCGCGGAGGACGGAACGGCCGGTCAGCCCGCCACGGACGGAACGGACGGCCAACTCCTCGCGGGCGGACGGCCGGTGACGATCTCGGCACGCTCGGTACGGCTCCTGCGGGTACGGCCGGAAGCGGGCTGA
- a CDS encoding L,D-transpeptidase has product MLVVTACGPDGSGSKASSGSDDGKGGGAKTSAPDTTVSKAVVDITPKDGASNVATTGVLKVAATGGKLSTVTVKDDKGNPVDGSITSDGLGWAPSGHLNTSTEYTVDASAKDSSGRESDKHATFTTVVPKDSFVGFFTPEDNSTVGVGMEVYLNFNRPITNKKAVEQGLSVTASPSVPIAGHWNGNTQLFFRPQDYWAAGTKVTLKLNLDGVEGAPGVYGKQNKSVHFTVARRQVSVVDAAKHTMTVYRDNKAIRTIPISSGAPDHTTYNGKMVISEKYIKTRMNGDTVGFGGEYDIPDVPHAMRLTNSGTFIHGNYWAATSVFGHSNTSHGCVGLHDVRGAGDASTPAAWFYNNSLIGDVVQVTNSHDKTVQWYNGLNGWNMPWSEWTA; this is encoded by the coding sequence ATGCTGGTGGTGACCGCTTGCGGTCCCGACGGCAGCGGCAGCAAGGCGAGCTCGGGCAGCGACGACGGCAAGGGCGGTGGCGCCAAGACCAGCGCCCCGGACACGACCGTCTCGAAGGCGGTCGTCGACATCACGCCCAAAGACGGCGCGAGCAACGTCGCGACCACCGGCGTGCTCAAGGTGGCGGCGACGGGCGGCAAGCTGTCCACGGTGACCGTGAAGGACGACAAGGGCAACCCGGTGGACGGCAGCATCACGTCCGACGGGCTCGGCTGGGCGCCGAGCGGCCATCTGAACACCTCCACCGAGTACACGGTGGACGCGTCCGCGAAGGACTCCTCGGGCCGCGAGTCCGACAAGCACGCGACCTTCACCACGGTGGTGCCCAAGGACTCCTTCGTCGGGTTCTTCACCCCGGAGGACAACTCCACCGTGGGTGTCGGCATGGAGGTGTACCTCAACTTCAACCGGCCGATCACCAACAAGAAGGCCGTCGAGCAGGGGCTGAGCGTCACCGCGTCGCCGTCCGTGCCGATCGCGGGCCACTGGAACGGCAACACCCAGCTCTTCTTCCGCCCGCAGGACTACTGGGCGGCCGGCACCAAGGTCACCCTCAAGCTCAACCTGGACGGGGTGGAGGGCGCCCCCGGGGTGTACGGCAAGCAGAACAAGTCGGTGCACTTCACGGTGGCCCGCCGCCAGGTCAGCGTGGTGGACGCGGCGAAGCACACCATGACCGTCTACCGCGACAACAAGGCGATCAGGACCATCCCGATCTCCTCCGGCGCTCCGGACCACACCACGTACAACGGCAAGATGGTGATCTCGGAGAAGTACATCAAGACCCGGATGAACGGCGACACGGTCGGCTTCGGCGGGGAGTACGACATCCCGGACGTGCCGCACGCGATGCGGCTGACCAACTCCGGCACCTTCATCCACGGCAACTACTGGGCCGCGACCTCCGTCTTCGGCCACAGCAACACCAGCCACGGCTGCGTCGGGCTGCACGACGTGCGCGGCGCGGGTGACGCGAGCACACCGGCCGCCTGGTTCTACAACAACTCGCTGATCGGGGACGTGGTCCAGGTGACCAACTCCCACGACAAGACGGTGCAGTGGTACAACGGCCTCAACGGCTGGAACATGCCGTGGAGCGAGTGGACCGCCTGA
- a CDS encoding enoyl-CoA hydratase/isomerase family protein, protein MTETPVILEVEDGVGTIRLDRPPMNALDAAMQDLLKELAEQAAARADVRAVVVWGGPKVFAAGADIKEMRAMSYQDMVDRSRGLQDAFSAVARIPKPVVAAVNGYALGGGCELALCADIRIAAENAKLGQPEILLGLIPGAGGTQRLARLVGPSRAKDLIFTGRTVGAAEAQTLGLVDRVVPAEQVYAQALAWARQLARGPAYALRAAKEAVDGGLDTDLASGLTLERTLFAGLFATEDRETGMRSFVENGPGQAEFA, encoded by the coding sequence ATGACTGAAACCCCGGTGATTCTTGAGGTCGAGGACGGCGTCGGCACCATCCGGCTGGACCGGCCGCCGATGAACGCGCTGGACGCGGCGATGCAGGACCTGCTCAAGGAGCTGGCCGAGCAGGCCGCCGCGCGGGCGGACGTACGGGCGGTGGTGGTGTGGGGCGGCCCGAAGGTGTTCGCGGCGGGCGCGGACATCAAGGAGATGCGGGCGATGTCGTACCAGGACATGGTGGACCGCTCGCGCGGGTTGCAGGACGCCTTCAGCGCGGTGGCCCGCATCCCGAAGCCGGTGGTGGCGGCGGTCAACGGCTACGCGCTGGGCGGCGGTTGCGAGCTGGCGCTGTGCGCGGACATCCGGATCGCCGCGGAGAACGCCAAGCTGGGCCAGCCGGAGATCCTGCTCGGGCTGATCCCGGGCGCGGGCGGCACCCAGCGGCTGGCCCGGCTGGTCGGCCCGTCCCGCGCCAAGGACCTGATCTTCACCGGCCGGACCGTCGGCGCGGCCGAGGCACAGACGCTCGGCCTGGTCGACCGGGTGGTCCCGGCCGAGCAGGTGTACGCGCAGGCGCTGGCGTGGGCGCGGCAGTTGGCCCGCGGCCCGGCGTACGCGCTGCGGGCCGCGAAGGAGGCCGTGGACGGCGGTCTGGACACCGACCTCGCCAGCGGGCTCACCCTCGAACGCACTCTGTTCGCCGGACTGTTCGCGACCGAGGACCGCGAGACGGGGATGCGCAGCTTCGTCGAGAACGGCCCCGGCCAGGCGGAGTTCGCCTGA
- a CDS encoding ATP-binding protein: MAADDPGEADDPDDAAAAAAKALELIGDPSVKEVHLASRPESASTARRLSLSVVRMWGLPHLADTVELLVSELVGNAVRHTGARMFGLRMQRRRGWVRVEVRDPSRALPCLMPVREMDTSGRGLFLVDKLSDRWGVDLQPRGKTTWFELRVMDRI; this comes from the coding sequence ATGGCCGCGGACGACCCCGGTGAGGCCGATGACCCCGACGACGCAGCCGCCGCCGCGGCCAAGGCACTGGAGCTGATCGGGGACCCCTCGGTCAAGGAGGTGCACCTCGCCTCGCGGCCCGAGTCGGCCTCCACCGCCCGCCGGCTGTCGCTGTCGGTGGTGCGGATGTGGGGCCTGCCGCACCTCGCCGACACCGTGGAACTGCTCGTCTCGGAACTGGTCGGCAACGCGGTACGGCACACCGGCGCGCGGATGTTCGGGCTGCGGATGCAACGGCGGCGCGGCTGGGTGCGGGTGGAGGTGCGCGACCCGTCGCGGGCGCTGCCCTGCCTGATGCCGGTGCGCGAGATGGACACCAGCGGCCGCGGGCTCTTCCTGGTCGACAAGCTCTCCGACCGCTGGGGGGTCGACCTCCAGCCGCGCGGCAAGACCACGTGGTTCGAGCTGCGGGTCATGGACCGGATCTGA